Proteins encoded together in one Carassius auratus strain Wakin chromosome 32, ASM336829v1, whole genome shotgun sequence window:
- the LOC113051438 gene encoding nucleoside diphosphate-linked moiety X motif 19-like, giving the protein MNRALKHWREAATVILAAGLRHAPSADSLERVTHTAHKPAFDYHVLLLKRSGNSGFMPNAYVFPGGLVDSSDFSSEWQEVFKSFTKKPNFGIGVAKQPPGTRPPIFATDRAKLGSPIPGDVAFRICAVRETFEESGVLLAVPKHEENSIRVRTDDARDSDPQPALTTLSGLWDRDVLSKWRSLVIGDSANFIKMCRELQCLPNIWALHEWGNWLTPIGMQDKQRRYDTAFYFCCLHDTPHTLHDDREIVHFKWSSPSEVLHSYKSKEIWIAPPQFYELGRMRRFPALTDLHGFAWQRSLDGCEHWLPVLLLAPDCVASILPGDALYPEKVDPSGRSGGVMKTEKSLEELQGDSTNLHRIVGQDPYSLTVHMNITPKYNHLSPVSAADVDNSSKDHSKL; this is encoded by the exons ATGAACAGGGCGCTGAAACACTGGCGGGAGGCGGCGACGGTGATCCTGGCGGCCGGCCTGAGACACGCTCCGAGCGCGGACTCTCTGGAGAGAGTCACTCATACAGCGCACAAACCTGCCTTTGATTATCACGTGCTGCTGCTGAAACGGAGCGGGAACAGCGGCTTCATGCCCAATGCCTATGTGTTTCCTGGGGGGCTGGTGGACTCGTCTGACTTCTCCAGCGAGTGGCAGGAGGTCTTTAAATCCTTCACGAAAAAGCCCAACTTCGGCATAGGAGTCGCGAAGCAGCCGCCTGGGACCAGGCCACCCATTTTCGCCACCGACAGAGCGAAACTGGGATCCCCGATCCCCGGAGACGTGGCTTTCAGGATATGTGCGGTTAGGGAGACGTTTGAGGAGTCCGGCGTGCTCCTGGCGGTTCCCAAACACGAGGAAAACAGCATTCGCGTGCGCACAGATGATGCTCGGGACAGTGACCCCCAGCCAGCCCTCACCACACTGAGCGGACTGTGGGACAGAGACGTGCTGTCCAAGTGGAGGTCTCTGGTTATTGGTGACTCGGCGAATTTTATTAAGATGTGCAGGGAGCTGCAGTGTCTGCCCAATATCTGGGCTCTACACGAGTGGGGCAACTGGCTGACCCCCATAGGCATGCAGGACAAACAGAGGCGCTACGACACTGCCTTCTACTTCTGCTGTCTGCACGACACGCCGCACACGCTTCACGACGACAGGGAAATAGTTCACTTCAAG TGGTCGAGTCCCTCTGAAGTGCTGCACAGCTATAAATCAAAGGAGATCTGGATCGCTCCTCCTCAGTTCTACGAGCTGGGACGTATGCGCCGGTTTCCAGCTCTCACAGATCTCCATGGCTTCGCCTGGCAGAGGTCTTTGGATGGGTGCGAACACTGGCTGCCTGTTCTCCTGCTGGCACCTGACTGCGTTGCAAGCATTTTACCAG GGGATGCTCTGTACCCGGAAAAAGTGGACCCCTCTGGAAGGAGCGGTGGCGTGATGAAAACTGAGAAAAGTCTCGAAGAGCTCCAGGGGGACAGCACAAACCTGCACCGTATCGTTGGGCAGGATCCGTATTCATTAACTGTCCACATGAACATCACACCCAAGTATAACCACCTGTCTCCTGTCTCCGCTGCAGATGTGGACAACTCCTCCAAAGACCACAGCAAACTCTGA
- the LOC113051436 gene encoding b(0,+)-type amino acid transporter 1-like isoform X2 produces the protein MGALCYAELGTMIMKSGGEYPYLMEGFGPVLAYLYSWTTIIVLKPSSFAIIALSCAEYASTPFYPGCTPPQVVTKCLAAACILIITAVNCLSVKLAYRVQNFFTTAKLLIIVIIVVSGIILLAQGNTQNLRDPFAGATTSFGAIGLAFYNGLWAYDGWNQLNFITEELKNPYRNLPLAIIIGIPLVTVCYILVNIAYFSVLTPIEFLQSPAVAVTFGDRVLYPLSWIVPLFVVFSTFGAANGSCFTAGRLTYVAGREGHMAKIMSYISVKRYTPSPALIFNGFLSIIYIMPADINTLINYFSFAQWVFYGLTCLALIVMRFTRKDLQRPVKVPIVIPVLVVIVSCYLVLAPIIDKPEWEYLYCTVFIVGGLLLYVPFIYYKFNWTQRIMRPLTMHLQLLLEVVPPEKTE, from the exons ATGG ggGCCCTCTGTTATGCTGAACTAGGCACAATGATCATGAAGTCTGGTGGAGAGTATCCGTACCTGATGGAGGGTTTTGGGCCAGTGCTAGCATACCTATATTCCTGGACCACGATCATCGTGCTGAAGCCTTCGTCATTTGCCATCATTGCCCTGAGTTGTGCTGAATACGCCTCCACACCGTTTTACCCAGGGTGCACTCCTCCTCAAGTGGTCACCAAGTGTCTGGCTGCAGCTTGTATCT TAATAATTACAGCCGTCAACTGTCTGAGTGTGAAGCTGGCCTACAGAGTGCAGAACTTTTTCACAACAGCCAAACTTTTGATTATTGTCATCATTGTGGTTTCAGGCATCATTCTGCTGGCTCAAG GCAATACACAGAATCTTAGAGACCCATTTGCAGGGGCAACAACATCATTTGGAGCAATTGGCCTTGCATTTTACAATGGACTATGGGCTTATGATGGATG gAATCAGCTTAACTTCATAACAGAAGAGCTGAAAAATCCATACAG AAACCTTCCCCTGGCAATAATTATTGGGATTCCCCTGGTTACTGTGTGCTATATATTAGTCAACATCGCATATTTCAGTGTCTTGACCCCTATTGAATTTCTGCAGTCTCCTGCCGTTGCTGTG ACCTTTGGTGACAGAGTGCTGTACCCATTATCATGGATTGTGCCTTTATTTGTGGTCTTTTCCACTTTTGGTGCAGCCAATGGGAGCTGTTTCACCGCAGGCAG GTTGACATATGTGGCGGGACGGGAGGGCCACATGGCTAAAATCATGTCATACATCAGTGTGAAACGTTACACACCTTCTCCAGCtctaatatttaat GGCTTCCTGTCAATCATCTACATCATGCCAGCAGACATAAACACTCTCATTAATTACTTCAGTTTTGCTCAGTGGGTTTTCTATGGGCTCACATGTCTTGCGCTCATTGTTATGCGATTCACCAGGAAGGATCTTCAGAGACCAGTCAAG GTGCCGATAGTCATCCCTGTTTTGGTGGTGATTGTGTCCTGTTATCTGGTTCTTGCTCCCATCATAGACAAGCCTGAGTGGGAATACCTGTACTGCACAGTGTTCATAGTCGGTGGTCTCCTCTTATATGTGCCCTTCATTTACTACAAATTCAACTGGACTCAGCGCATCATGA GGCCACTCACCATGCATCTTCAGCTGCTACTGGAAGTTGTTCCACCTGAAAAGACTGAGTGA
- the LOC113051439 gene encoding E3 ubiquitin-protein ligase RNF182-like → MMSCAQAGPEESSGNASANTNTSLNSTSNDELECKICYQRFNAHSRKPKILDCLHRVCARCLHKILDMGDGSTSISCPFCRHETQISEYEVAGLPDDSIIMSRLAVQDKSWSSDHSKEVVLTPKSLSSNDSPSHDSSNCLVITIMEVQRDQQRSPSQNASSDYYGDHSVDSVSVASNSGAMNQDTLSKFCNHVPRVLVWLLGFFYFGSLPLGIYLLVIQRVTLGIVCVSLVPSSLTVCLVYGFCQCLCQGMCDCSNRG, encoded by the coding sequence ATGATGAGCTGTGCTCAGGCTGGACCGGAGGAGAGCTCTGGTAATGCCAGTGCTAATACTAACACCAGCCTCAACAGTACCAGCAATGATGAGTTGGAGTGCAAAATCTGCTACCAGCGCTTCAATGCACACAGCCGCAAGCCCAAGATTCTGGACTGCTTGCATCGCGTGTGCGCCAGATGCCTCCATAAGATCCTGGACATGGGAGATGGCTCCACCTCCATCAGCTGCCCTTTCTGCCGACACGAGACGCAGATCAGTGAGTACGAAGTGGCTGGGTTGCCAGATGACTCAATAATCATGTCTCGTCTGGCTGTGCAGGACAAGTCCTGGAGCTCAGACCACAGTAAGGAGGTTGTATTGACGCCcaagagcctgtcctccaacgaCAGCCCATCCCACGACTCCTCCAACTGCCTGGTCATCACCATCATGGAGGTGCAACGGGACCAGCAGCGCTCGCCCAGTCAAAATGCCAGCTCGGATTACTACGGCGACCACAGTGTGGATTCAGTCTCTGTAGCATCCAACAGCGGTGCCATGAACCAAGACACTCTGTCCAAGTTCTGCAATCACGTGCCGCGAGTCTTGGTGTGGCTGCTGGGCTTTTTCTATTTTGGTTCGCTGCCACTTGGCATCTACTTGCTGGTGATCCAGAGAGTGACCCTGGGGATTGTGTGCGTGAGTCTAGTGCCATCCAGTCTGACAGTCTGTCTTGTCTACGGTTTCTGCCAGTGTCTGTGCCAGGGCATGTGCGACTGCTCCAACAGGGGTTGA
- the LOC113051436 gene encoding b(0,+)-type amino acid transporter 1-like isoform X1, which yields MDEDLKKPNTHNGSISGALEAKNQDQPKAAVLQKNVGLVSGICLIVGTMIGSGIFVSPKAVLEGTGAVGPCLCVWAACGLLATMGALCYAELGTMIMKSGGEYPYLMEGFGPVLAYLYSWTTIIVLKPSSFAIIALSCAEYASTPFYPGCTPPQVVTKCLAAACILIITAVNCLSVKLAYRVQNFFTTAKLLIIVIIVVSGIILLAQGNTQNLRDPFAGATTSFGAIGLAFYNGLWAYDGWNQLNFITEELKNPYRNLPLAIIIGIPLVTVCYILVNIAYFSVLTPIEFLQSPAVAVTFGDRVLYPLSWIVPLFVVFSTFGAANGSCFTAGRLTYVAGREGHMAKIMSYISVKRYTPSPALIFNGFLSIIYIMPADINTLINYFSFAQWVFYGLTCLALIVMRFTRKDLQRPVKVPIVIPVLVVIVSCYLVLAPIIDKPEWEYLYCTVFIVGGLLLYVPFIYYKFNWTQRIMRPLTMHLQLLLEVVPPEKTE from the exons ATGGATGAAGATCTGAAAAAGCCGAACACTCACAATGGGAGCATCTCGGGTGCACTGGAAGCCAAAAACCAAGATCAGCCAAAAGCAGCAGTTCTGCAGAAGAat GTTGGTCTCGTAAGCGGCATCTGTCTTATAGTGGGAACAATGATTGGCTCAGGGATTTTCGTTTCTCCCAAAGCGGTTCTGGAGGGGACTGGAGCAGTGGgcccgtgtctgtgtgtgtgggcgGCGTGTGGACTGCTGGCTACGATGG ggGCCCTCTGTTATGCTGAACTAGGCACAATGATCATGAAGTCTGGTGGAGAGTATCCGTACCTGATGGAGGGTTTTGGGCCAGTGCTAGCATACCTATATTCCTGGACCACGATCATCGTGCTGAAGCCTTCGTCATTTGCCATCATTGCCCTGAGTTGTGCTGAATACGCCTCCACACCGTTTTACCCAGGGTGCACTCCTCCTCAAGTGGTCACCAAGTGTCTGGCTGCAGCTTGTATCT TAATAATTACAGCCGTCAACTGTCTGAGTGTGAAGCTGGCCTACAGAGTGCAGAACTTTTTCACAACAGCCAAACTTTTGATTATTGTCATCATTGTGGTTTCAGGCATCATTCTGCTGGCTCAAG GCAATACACAGAATCTTAGAGACCCATTTGCAGGGGCAACAACATCATTTGGAGCAATTGGCCTTGCATTTTACAATGGACTATGGGCTTATGATGGATG gAATCAGCTTAACTTCATAACAGAAGAGCTGAAAAATCCATACAG AAACCTTCCCCTGGCAATAATTATTGGGATTCCCCTGGTTACTGTGTGCTATATATTAGTCAACATCGCATATTTCAGTGTCTTGACCCCTATTGAATTTCTGCAGTCTCCTGCCGTTGCTGTG ACCTTTGGTGACAGAGTGCTGTACCCATTATCATGGATTGTGCCTTTATTTGTGGTCTTTTCCACTTTTGGTGCAGCCAATGGGAGCTGTTTCACCGCAGGCAG GTTGACATATGTGGCGGGACGGGAGGGCCACATGGCTAAAATCATGTCATACATCAGTGTGAAACGTTACACACCTTCTCCAGCtctaatatttaat GGCTTCCTGTCAATCATCTACATCATGCCAGCAGACATAAACACTCTCATTAATTACTTCAGTTTTGCTCAGTGGGTTTTCTATGGGCTCACATGTCTTGCGCTCATTGTTATGCGATTCACCAGGAAGGATCTTCAGAGACCAGTCAAG GTGCCGATAGTCATCCCTGTTTTGGTGGTGATTGTGTCCTGTTATCTGGTTCTTGCTCCCATCATAGACAAGCCTGAGTGGGAATACCTGTACTGCACAGTGTTCATAGTCGGTGGTCTCCTCTTATATGTGCCCTTCATTTACTACAAATTCAACTGGACTCAGCGCATCATGA GGCCACTCACCATGCATCTTCAGCTGCTACTGGAAGTTGTTCCACCTGAAAAGACTGAGTGA